A section of the Corynebacterium tuberculostearicum genome encodes:
- a CDS encoding arabinosyltransferase domain-containing protein, producing MSDSLTTNTTQARPAAAGSRFTAAPAGLRWTAIIAGLIGFLCFVATPLLPVTQTQSSYDWPQHDSVQSINAPLISVAPEDLKATIPISAVDELREGQSMVYGTVPPESKKASNRGLFVRANDEGLSVVSLDEVLLTLNAKEVAKLPKDAKIDISATGDGTSVSVGEHEKTTEEDLRPQVTGVYTEIDDKADVQALLDDGLNVHVDINSRFTSSPTLLKTIAMWLGIAMVGVSLFCLWRIDRLDGRRFGFMPETWKKVRPLDGVVAAILGFWYILGANTSDDGFIFSMSRVFDHATYMANYYRWYGVPEAPFGAPYYDLVAVLSQISTASVFVRLPGLISGLIIWFILSREMLPRFGQLVDGRRVAHWTAALMFLAFWLPYNNGTRPEPIVALGVMFTWASFERAIATRRLLPAAVGTIAATITLAAGPTGLFAVGVFLVSLPHLFRAMAERVPSMGGGALGWLSLIAPFLSAGTAIMVAAFGDQTLSTVLESTRVRSEVGPSLPWYAEYARYSTLFQESVDGSLTRRFAVFTMLFCLVLIVAAFIKNRRVVGAAVGPTQRLLIIVALSMFFLMFTPTKWTHHFGIYAGVAGVIAALGAVVLSQFALRSPRARTFAIAAVVFLLAISFAGWNAWWYVSSFGIPWWDRTVQLKAIEANKVLLAIALIIFAIGVVQSLRHSYRKSQAEEAGALAEFEKNAAAKVSRSAGIMSAPIALACAIVVALSCASFAKATVSQADSYSVGKGNLASLRGNTCALADQTMVETNTNDSFLTPVDGDLGDSLVDEDETHTGFDPNFIPESIEPENQNSASVGAIADGSSDSSSHSAETATSGADAESGGASDSADSQESKEKKEKKSKETTNTSEGGVRGTQGVNGSTMHLPFNLDYTKVPVLGSYNEDQDSTSEVTTKWYNLPEVKDNTPVLAVSAAGNIYHHDVNGVEQEGMELSLEYGTIDDSGEVTNTGEEELSAVGATPKWRNLRLPLDKLPQDANVVRLVATDDSTDEEDWLAFTPPRVPELDTINNQFSKDTPALLDWAVALQFPCQRTFDHFAGVTEIPEYRILPDSSAQTSLTDFQSFSGGGAMSTAEAVNYSYEIPSYLNNDWARDWGAIEKYELRTDSQGNAPVPAEIDYEDITRSGLWQDSEMKIRPEGEE from the coding sequence GTGTCAGATAGCCTCACTACGAATACCACCCAAGCGCGACCTGCCGCTGCCGGCTCCCGCTTCACCGCCGCCCCCGCGGGCCTGCGGTGGACCGCAATCATTGCCGGGCTGATTGGTTTCCTGTGTTTTGTAGCGACCCCGCTACTGCCGGTGACCCAAACCCAGTCCTCTTATGATTGGCCGCAGCATGATTCCGTGCAGTCCATCAACGCGCCGCTCATTTCCGTCGCCCCAGAGGACCTGAAGGCCACCATCCCCATCTCCGCAGTCGATGAACTGCGCGAGGGCCAGTCCATGGTCTACGGCACCGTCCCACCGGAGTCCAAGAAGGCCTCCAACCGCGGCCTTTTCGTCCGCGCGAATGACGAGGGCCTCTCTGTTGTCTCCTTGGATGAGGTGCTGCTTACCCTCAACGCCAAAGAGGTAGCCAAGCTCCCCAAGGACGCCAAAATTGACATTTCCGCTACGGGCGATGGCACCTCCGTGAGCGTAGGCGAGCATGAAAAGACCACCGAGGAGGATCTGCGCCCGCAGGTCACCGGCGTCTATACCGAAATCGACGATAAGGCTGACGTGCAAGCCCTGCTTGACGACGGCCTCAATGTCCACGTCGATATCAACTCCCGCTTTACCTCGTCCCCGACGTTGCTCAAGACCATTGCCATGTGGCTGGGCATCGCCATGGTGGGCGTGTCCCTGTTCTGCCTATGGCGCATCGACCGCCTCGATGGCCGCCGCTTCGGCTTCATGCCCGAGACGTGGAAGAAGGTGCGCCCGCTCGATGGCGTGGTCGCCGCCATTTTGGGATTCTGGTACATCCTCGGTGCCAATACCTCCGATGATGGCTTCATCTTCTCCATGAGCCGCGTCTTCGATCACGCGACCTACATGGCCAATTACTACCGCTGGTACGGCGTGCCAGAGGCACCCTTTGGTGCCCCTTACTATGACCTGGTTGCCGTGCTCTCCCAGATTTCTACCGCCTCGGTCTTCGTGCGCCTGCCGGGCCTGATTTCCGGGCTCATCATCTGGTTTATCCTCTCCCGCGAGATGCTGCCGCGCTTTGGCCAGCTTGTCGACGGCCGCCGGGTCGCCCACTGGACCGCAGCGCTGATGTTCCTGGCCTTCTGGCTGCCGTATAACAACGGCACCCGCCCAGAGCCCATCGTGGCACTCGGCGTGATGTTTACCTGGGCTTCCTTCGAGCGCGCCATTGCCACCCGCCGCCTGCTTCCGGCGGCCGTGGGCACCATCGCCGCAACCATCACACTGGCCGCCGGCCCCACCGGCCTTTTTGCCGTGGGCGTGTTCCTGGTCAGCCTGCCGCACCTCTTCCGCGCCATGGCCGAGCGCGTGCCGTCCATGGGCGGTGGCGCCCTCGGCTGGCTTTCGCTCATTGCGCCGTTCCTGAGCGCTGGCACCGCCATCATGGTCGCCGCCTTTGGCGACCAGACGCTATCTACCGTGCTGGAGTCCACCCGCGTGCGCTCCGAGGTCGGCCCCTCCCTGCCGTGGTACGCCGAGTACGCGCGCTACTCCACCCTCTTCCAGGAATCCGTGGATGGCTCGCTGACCCGCCGCTTCGCGGTCTTCACCATGCTCTTCTGCCTGGTGCTCATCGTGGCGGCCTTTATCAAGAACCGTCGCGTCGTTGGTGCTGCCGTCGGCCCGACCCAGCGCCTGCTCATCATCGTGGCGCTGTCCATGTTCTTCCTCATGTTCACCCCCACCAAGTGGACCCACCACTTTGGCATCTACGCCGGCGTGGCCGGTGTCATCGCCGCCCTCGGTGCCGTGGTGCTCTCCCAGTTTGCGCTGCGGTCGCCGCGCGCTCGCACCTTCGCCATCGCCGCGGTGGTCTTCTTGCTCGCTATCTCCTTCGCCGGCTGGAACGCCTGGTGGTACGTGTCCTCCTTTGGCATTCCGTGGTGGGATCGCACGGTGCAGCTCAAGGCCATCGAGGCCAATAAGGTGCTGCTCGCCATCGCCCTCATCATCTTCGCCATCGGCGTGGTGCAGTCCCTGCGCCATAGCTACCGCAAGTCCCAGGCGGAAGAGGCTGGCGCACTCGCAGAGTTTGAAAAGAATGCCGCCGCCAAGGTCTCGCGCTCGGCCGGCATCATGTCCGCGCCCATCGCCTTGGCCTGCGCCATCGTGGTAGCGCTTTCTTGTGCTTCCTTTGCCAAGGCCACCGTCTCCCAGGCCGATTCCTACTCCGTGGGCAAGGGCAACCTGGCTTCCCTGCGCGGCAATACCTGCGCGCTGGCGGATCAGACCATGGTGGAGACCAATACCAATGACTCCTTCCTGACCCCGGTGGACGGCGACTTGGGCGATTCCCTGGTGGATGAGGACGAAACCCACACTGGTTTCGACCCGAACTTCATCCCCGAATCCATCGAGCCGGAAAACCAGAACTCCGCCTCCGTGGGTGCCATCGCGGATGGCTCCAGCGATTCCTCCTCCCATAGCGCCGAGACCGCTACCTCCGGCGCGGATGCTGAATCCGGCGGCGCGAGCGATTCCGCCGATTCCCAGGAGTCGAAGGAAAAGAAGGAAAAGAAGTCCAAGGAAACCACCAATACCTCTGAGGGCGGCGTGCGCGGCACCCAGGGCGTCAATGGTTCCACCATGCACCTGCCGTTCAACCTGGATTACACCAAGGTGCCGGTGCTCGGTTCCTATAACGAAGACCAAGACTCCACCTCTGAGGTGACCACTAAGTGGTACAACCTGCCAGAGGTCAAGGACAATACCCCGGTTCTCGCCGTATCTGCAGCCGGCAATATCTACCACCACGATGTCAACGGGGTAGAGCAAGAAGGCATGGAGCTTAGCCTCGAGTACGGCACCATCGATGACTCCGGCGAGGTCACCAATACCGGCGAGGAGGAACTCTCCGCCGTCGGCGCCACGCCGAAGTGGCGCAACCTGCGCCTGCCGCTGGATAAGCTGCCGCAGGACGCCAATGTGGTGCGCCTGGTAGCCACGGATGATTCCACCGATGAGGAAGATTGGCTGGCCTTTACCCCGCCGCGCGTACCGGAGCTGGATACCATCAATAACCAGTTCTCCAAAGACACCCCGGCGCTGCTGGACTGGGCCGTAGCCCTGCAGTTCCCGTGCCAGCGCACCTTTGACCACTTTGCCGGTGTCACGGAAATCCCGGAGTACCGCATCCTGCCGGATTCCTCGGCACAGACCTCGCTGACGGACTTCCAGTCCTTCTCCGGCGGTGGCGCCATGTCCACCGCGGAGGCGGTCAACTACTCCTACGAGATCCCGAGCTACCTCAATAATGACTGGGCCCGCGATTGGGGCGCCATTGAAAAGTACGAGCTGCGTACCGATTCACAGGGCAATGCCCCAGTCCCCGCCGAGATCGATTATGAGGACATTACCCGCTCCGGTCTGTGGCAAGACTCCGAGATGAAGATTCGCCCCGAGGGCGAGGAGTAG
- a CDS encoding galactan 5-O-arabinofuranosyltransferase produces the protein MTSTAVPAQSTPVSEDNRTEAYRADALTPRATLLGFVLAALAGGVVTLLGWFAFKTVSLPSFNTSMVTRALTTVGVVLTLALAGGLCVWWLYDHYKESFTRPRWRSWLTYAVTYLSPALLTLAAVGLPLSASRLWLDGVQVDQAFRTQFLTRSVDEMGYADMNYQDMPSFYPIGWFWLGGRLGALMGIPGWEVYQPWALISIAVAGCILVPIWQRLTSSLPVATAIALVTTAITLTIAAEEPYSAVIAMGLPAIAVLSARAFRGSWLATLGVTLYLGISATFYTLFTGAAALTVVTLIALFTALYEHAWRPILRLVIMAVGSIAIALIAWGPYLWSVMHSPAPLQTTAQHYLPEEGTQIPVPFLSFSIVGFLCLMGLIYIVIRLNDVEIRALGISLLGTYLWTVVSMVATLAGTTLLSFRLEVIVVLLFATAGILALAEIRLLGVHRLYPARFSHTTNKQITAVFGIILALAGVFYAQQIPEANEDAIDHAYSDTDGYGERADRFTSDSAHYYLDIHNFIQDQGYTPDETVVLTDEKTFMSYYPYWGFNAFTSHYANPLGEFSARNEQIETWANDSWDMQPDEFRKALDSAPWRGPDVIMFRGDLENKDDGFKLHLAEDIYPNQPNIRYRAVFFNADVFDKGWKLQQTGPFVTAVRTK, from the coding sequence ATGACAAGCACCGCTGTACCCGCCCAGTCAACGCCCGTGAGCGAGGATAACCGCACCGAGGCCTACCGCGCCGATGCGCTGACTCCTCGCGCGACCCTACTGGGTTTTGTGCTGGCCGCCCTGGCCGGTGGCGTGGTAACGCTGCTGGGCTGGTTTGCCTTCAAGACGGTCTCGCTGCCGTCCTTTAATACCTCCATGGTCACCCGCGCGTTGACCACGGTGGGGGTGGTGCTCACGCTGGCCCTAGCCGGCGGGCTGTGCGTGTGGTGGCTCTATGACCACTACAAGGAGTCCTTTACCCGGCCGCGCTGGCGGTCCTGGCTGACCTACGCGGTCACCTACCTCTCTCCGGCCCTGTTGACCCTGGCCGCCGTGGGCCTGCCGCTGTCCGCCTCCCGCTTGTGGCTCGATGGCGTGCAGGTGGACCAGGCCTTCCGCACCCAGTTCCTCACCCGTTCGGTGGATGAGATGGGCTATGCGGACATGAACTACCAGGACATGCCGTCCTTCTATCCGATCGGCTGGTTCTGGTTGGGCGGCCGCTTGGGTGCGCTCATGGGAATTCCGGGCTGGGAGGTCTACCAGCCCTGGGCGCTCATCTCCATTGCCGTGGCCGGCTGTATTTTGGTGCCCATCTGGCAGCGCCTGACCAGTTCCCTGCCCGTCGCCACCGCCATCGCCCTGGTGACCACCGCAATTACGCTCACCATCGCGGCCGAGGAGCCCTATTCCGCAGTCATTGCCATGGGGCTGCCCGCCATTGCAGTACTTAGCGCCCGCGCCTTCCGCGGCTCCTGGCTGGCCACCCTAGGAGTAACGCTCTACCTGGGCATTTCCGCTACGTTCTATACCCTTTTCACCGGTGCGGCCGCACTTACCGTAGTCACCCTCATCGCGCTGTTTACCGCGCTCTATGAACATGCGTGGCGCCCCATCCTGCGCCTGGTAATCATGGCGGTAGGCTCCATTGCCATCGCGCTTATCGCCTGGGGGCCCTACCTATGGTCGGTCATGCACTCACCGGCGCCACTGCAAACCACCGCGCAGCACTACCTGCCGGAGGAAGGCACGCAAATTCCAGTGCCTTTCTTGTCTTTCAGCATTGTGGGCTTCCTCTGCCTCATGGGGCTTATTTACATCGTCATCCGTCTCAATGACGTGGAGATACGCGCGCTGGGCATCTCCCTCCTTGGCACCTACCTGTGGACCGTGGTGTCTATGGTGGCAACCCTGGCCGGCACCACGCTGCTCAGCTTCCGCCTCGAGGTGATCGTGGTGCTCCTCTTTGCCACCGCCGGCATCCTGGCCCTGGCAGAGATTCGTCTACTCGGCGTGCACCGCCTCTACCCGGCGCGTTTTTCCCACACCACCAATAAGCAGATCACCGCGGTCTTTGGCATCATCTTGGCCCTGGCCGGCGTCTTCTATGCGCAGCAGATCCCAGAGGCCAACGAGGACGCCATCGATCACGCCTATAGCGATACCGATGGCTATGGCGAGCGCGCGGACCGCTTCACCAGCGATTCCGCCCACTACTACCTGGATATCCACAACTTCATTCAGGACCAGGGCTATACGCCGGATGAGACGGTGGTGCTTACGGATGAAAAGACCTTCATGTCTTATTACCCCTACTGGGGCTTTAACGCCTTTACCAGCCACTACGCCAATCCCTTGGGCGAGTTCAGCGCCCGCAACGAGCAGATTGAAACTTGGGCCAATGATTCCTGGGATATGCAGCCGGATGAATTCCGCAAGGCCTTGGATTCTGCTCCCTGGCGCGGCCCGGATGTCATCATGTTCCGCGGCGACCTGGAAAATAAGGACGATGGCTTCAAGCTCCACCTAGCAGAAGATATCTATCCCAACCAGCCGAATATTCGCTACCGCGCGGTCTTCTTCAATGCCGACGTCTTTGATAAGGGCTGGAAGTTGCAGCAAACCGGCCCCTTTGTAACAGCCGTTCGCACCAAGTAA
- a CDS encoding decaprenylphospho-beta-D-erythro-pentofuranosid-2-ulose 2-reductase — protein MLNAVGQAQHILLLGGTSEIGLGVVSEFLQRGPAKVTLAARPESPRIAQAKADLESRGADVEVLDFDATDFDSHPDVINKAWARGDVDVAIVAFGTLGDQEELWQNHDKAVASAQTNYTAPVSVGVLLGEKFKHQGHGTIIAMSSVAGMRVRRSNFVYGASKAGVDGFYINLGEALRGTGANVLVVRPGQVRTKMSAEAGDAPLTVNVSDVAEATVKAVLDGKQSIFVHPLFEYVSLAFKFIPQAIFRKLPF, from the coding sequence ATGCTTAATGCAGTAGGCCAAGCACAACACATCCTGCTTCTGGGCGGCACCTCTGAGATCGGCCTCGGCGTCGTCTCCGAGTTCCTGCAGCGCGGCCCGGCCAAGGTCACCCTGGCCGCCCGCCCGGAGTCCCCGCGCATCGCCCAGGCCAAGGCTGACCTGGAATCCCGCGGCGCTGACGTAGAGGTCTTGGACTTCGATGCCACCGACTTCGACTCCCACCCGGACGTTATTAATAAGGCCTGGGCCCGCGGCGACGTCGACGTGGCCATCGTTGCCTTCGGCACCCTGGGTGACCAGGAGGAGCTGTGGCAGAACCACGACAAGGCCGTCGCCTCCGCACAGACCAACTACACCGCACCGGTGTCCGTAGGCGTGCTCTTGGGCGAGAAGTTCAAGCACCAGGGCCACGGCACCATCATCGCTATGTCCTCCGTGGCAGGCATGCGCGTGCGCCGTTCCAACTTTGTCTACGGCGCCTCCAAGGCCGGCGTGGACGGCTTCTACATCAACCTGGGCGAGGCCCTGCGCGGCACCGGCGCCAACGTGCTAGTCGTGCGCCCGGGCCAGGTGCGCACCAAGATGTCCGCCGAAGCTGGCGACGCCCCACTGACCGTCAACGTCTCCGACGTTGCCGAGGCCACCGTCAAGGCCGTGCTCGATGGCAAGCAGTCCATCTTCGTACACCCGCTATTTGAGTACGTTTCTTTGGCATTCAAGTTCATCCCGCAGGCCATCTTCCGCAAGCTGCCGTTCTAA
- a CDS encoding FAD-binding oxidoreductase has protein sequence MELHTTEKSLHGWGRTAPTTAHVLATEDVDVIKKAVAQVAEDNSDKPAHLRRGVIARGMGRSYGDPAQNGGGLVIDMQKLNKIHSIDPESALVDVDGGVTLDQLMKAALPYGLWVPVLPGTRQVTIGGAIGPDIHGKNHHSAGSFGDHVVSMELLVADGRVLHLTPEGSEDDPSGDLFWATVGGMGLTGIILRATIRMTKTETAYFIADTDRTDNLDETIAFHSDGSEHNYTYSSAWFDVISPEPKLGRSTISRGSLATLAQLEELAPKLAKDPLKFNAPQLMTVPDIFPSWTMNKLSLSAVGLAYYTMGAPAKNQVKNLTQFYQPLDLIGEWNRGYGSKGFLQYQFVVPTEAVEPFKEIIRDMQRSGHYSALNVFKLFGEGNRAPLSYPMPGWNVCVDFPIRPGLGKFLDDLDRRVMEFGGRLYLAKESRTSAENFHKMYPGMEGWLKTRNEIDPTGVFASDMSRRLELH, from the coding sequence ATGGAATTACATACTACTGAAAAGTCCCTGCACGGCTGGGGCCGCACCGCCCCGACGACCGCCCACGTTCTCGCCACCGAAGACGTGGACGTAATCAAGAAGGCCGTGGCCCAGGTTGCAGAAGATAACTCGGATAAGCCCGCCCACCTGCGCCGCGGCGTCATCGCCCGCGGTATGGGCCGCTCCTACGGTGACCCCGCCCAAAATGGCGGCGGCCTGGTCATCGACATGCAAAAACTCAATAAGATCCACTCCATCGACCCGGAGTCCGCTCTGGTGGACGTCGATGGCGGCGTCACCTTGGACCAGCTGATGAAGGCCGCCCTGCCGTATGGCCTGTGGGTTCCGGTTCTGCCGGGTACCCGCCAGGTCACCATCGGTGGCGCAATCGGCCCGGATATTCACGGCAAGAACCACCACTCCGCCGGTTCCTTTGGTGACCACGTGGTCTCCATGGAGCTGCTCGTGGCCGATGGCCGCGTGCTGCACCTGACCCCGGAGGGCTCCGAGGATGACCCGAGCGGCGACCTCTTCTGGGCCACCGTTGGCGGCATGGGCCTGACCGGCATCATCTTGCGCGCCACCATCCGCATGACCAAGACGGAAACCGCCTACTTCATCGCGGATACGGACCGCACCGATAACTTGGATGAGACCATCGCCTTCCACTCCGATGGCTCCGAGCACAACTACACCTATTCTTCCGCCTGGTTCGATGTCATCTCACCAGAACCAAAGCTGGGCCGCTCCACCATTTCCCGCGGCTCGCTGGCCACCCTGGCACAGTTGGAAGAGCTCGCCCCGAAGCTGGCCAAGGACCCACTGAAGTTCAATGCGCCGCAGCTGATGACGGTGCCGGATATCTTCCCGTCCTGGACCATGAATAAGCTCTCCCTCTCCGCCGTGGGCTTGGCGTACTACACCATGGGCGCACCGGCGAAGAACCAGGTCAAGAACCTGACGCAGTTCTACCAGCCGCTGGATCTCATCGGCGAGTGGAACCGCGGCTACGGTTCCAAGGGCTTCCTGCAGTACCAGTTCGTGGTACCGACCGAGGCCGTGGAGCCGTTCAAGGAGATCATCCGCGATATGCAGCGCTCCGGCCACTACTCCGCCCTCAACGTGTTCAAGCTCTTCGGTGAAGGCAACCGCGCACCGCTGTCTTACCCGATGCCGGGCTGGAACGTCTGCGTGGACTTCCCCATCCGTCCGGGCCTGGGCAAGTTCCTGGATGACCTCGACCGCCGCGTGATGGAATTCGGCGGCCGCCTCTACCTGGCCAAGGAATCCCGCACCTCCGCGGAGAACTTCCACAAGATGTACCCGGGCATGGAAGGCTGGCTGAAGACCCGCAACGAGATCGACCCGACCGGCGTCTTTGCCTCCGATATGTCCCGCCGCCTCGAGCTGCACTAA
- a CDS encoding GtrA family protein → MTNFADDAVEVKPSSTSLHTQLVRFISVGVFTAAIDYGLTLLLTYLGLHRSAAKAIGWVFGTIAAYLANARWTFGAKVSGRTAATVGILYASTFAVQNFLYWVLNEPLMALGFEGAVKDTIAFVIAQGVATVTNFAIQRAFIFKEK, encoded by the coding sequence GTGACTAATTTCGCTGACGACGCCGTAGAAGTAAAGCCCTCGTCCACCTCGCTGCACACCCAGCTGGTGCGTTTTATTTCCGTGGGCGTATTTACCGCCGCCATTGACTACGGTCTCACGCTGCTATTGACCTATCTGGGGCTGCACCGTTCCGCCGCCAAAGCTATCGGTTGGGTCTTTGGCACCATCGCTGCCTACCTAGCCAATGCGCGGTGGACCTTTGGGGCGAAGGTCTCTGGCCGCACGGCCGCGACCGTGGGCATCTTGTACGCCTCTACCTTTGCGGTCCAAAACTTCCTGTACTGGGTGCTCAATGAGCCGCTTATGGCCCTCGGCTTTGAGGGGGCGGTGAAAGACACCATCGCCTTCGTCATCGCCCAAGGCGTGGCCACGGTGACCAACTTTGCCATTCAAAGGGCCTTTATTTTTAAGGAAAAATAG
- a CDS encoding GtrA family protein yields the protein MAAASPRTWRGAAQRTSRSTSLRAQSAKFAVTGALAALIDVSLTWLLQIGFGLLSADPARAVAFAISQGTATVVNFAVQRWIIFRKAGVRVVAKQDPS from the coding sequence ATGGCAGCAGCCTCCCCACGGACGTGGCGCGGCGCGGCCCAGCGGACTTCGCGCTCGACCAGCCTGCGCGCGCAAAGCGCCAAGTTCGCGGTGACGGGGGCACTTGCCGCGCTTATCGACGTCTCCTTAACCTGGCTCCTGCAGATCGGCTTTGGCCTGCTGAGTGCCGATCCGGCGCGGGCGGTGGCCTTTGCCATCTCGCAGGGCACCGCCACCGTGGTGAACTTTGCGGTGCAACGCTGGATTATTTTTAGGAAGGCGGGGGTCCGGGTCGTCGCCAAGCAGGATCCGTCCTAG
- the glfT1 gene encoding galactofuranosyltransferase GlfT1 codes for MEPMTATLTSTGSTAAVIVTHQRAELLRASLEQVVHQTHPVQWVVVVDNGAEDAVRELVDSMAGDRGVYVPSETNLGGAGGFALGFLTALSLGADAVWCADDDGRPADHAVLAELYRVAEANRLHEVSPAVCNIDDPGRLAFPLRQGLVWRRRMDELEGDFLPGIASLFNGALISAAAMEIIGVPDYRLFIRGDEVEYHRRLVNSGLSFGTALTTSYLHPDGSDEFKPILGGKMHTQYPEGEFKRFFTYRNRGYLLWQRGMRKLLPQEFARFGWFFLVQRHDPAGFIEWLKLHNRGRQEDFRRPHQG; via the coding sequence ATGGAACCCATGACTGCCACCCTGACTTCCACCGGTTCCACCGCCGCCGTCATTGTTACCCATCAGCGCGCCGAGCTACTGCGGGCCTCGCTTGAACAGGTAGTCCACCAAACCCACCCCGTGCAGTGGGTAGTCGTGGTGGATAATGGCGCGGAAGATGCGGTGCGCGAACTCGTCGACTCCATGGCGGGTGACCGAGGCGTCTACGTGCCCTCGGAAACCAACCTGGGCGGCGCCGGTGGCTTTGCACTGGGTTTTCTCACCGCGTTGTCTTTGGGCGCCGATGCCGTGTGGTGCGCCGATGATGACGGCCGCCCTGCCGATCACGCGGTACTAGCGGAGCTATATCGAGTGGCAGAAGCCAACCGCCTGCATGAGGTCTCCCCGGCGGTATGCAATATTGACGATCCCGGCCGCCTGGCCTTCCCCCTACGCCAGGGGCTGGTATGGCGCCGCCGGATGGACGAGCTGGAGGGCGATTTCCTGCCCGGCATCGCCTCTCTTTTTAACGGCGCGCTGATTTCCGCCGCAGCCATGGAGATCATTGGTGTGCCGGACTACCGGCTGTTTATCCGCGGCGATGAGGTGGAATACCACCGCCGGCTGGTTAATTCCGGTCTCTCCTTCGGCACGGCGCTGACCACTAGCTACCTGCACCCGGACGGTTCGGATGAGTTCAAGCCCATCCTGGGCGGCAAGATGCACACCCAGTACCCAGAAGGTGAGTTCAAGCGCTTTTTCACCTACCGCAATCGCGGCTACCTGCTGTGGCAGCGCGGCATGCGCAAGCTACTTCCCCAGGAATTTGCCCGCTTTGGCTGGTTCTTCTTGGTCCAGCGCCACGATCCGGCCGGCTTTATCGAATGGCTCAAGCTCCACAACCGCGGGCGCCAGGAAGATTTCCGCCGGCCGCACCAGGGCTAG
- the wzt gene encoding galactan export ABC transporter ATP-binding subunit Wzt/RfbE produces the protein MVSIDTYNACVDFPIFDAKSRSLKKAMLSSAGGAIGKNAQNTVVVEALKDINLHLREGDRVGLVGHNGAGKSTLLRLLSGIYEPTRGSADVRGRVAPVFDLGVGMDPEVSGYDNIIIRGLFLGQSIKQMKKKMDEIAEFSELGDYLSMPLRTYSTGMRVRLALGVVTSIEPEILLLDEGIGAVDAAFMAKARVRLQELVKRSGILVFASHSNDFLAQLCNTALWIDHGEIRSVGEVSDVVGEYEGPEVGEYVRDLRERFENEDTNDS, from the coding sequence ATGGTCTCGATTGATACGTATAACGCGTGCGTGGACTTTCCCATCTTTGATGCCAAATCCCGCTCGCTAAAGAAGGCCATGCTTTCTTCCGCCGGCGGCGCCATTGGCAAAAATGCCCAGAACACCGTCGTGGTGGAGGCGCTAAAGGATATTAACCTGCACCTGCGCGAGGGCGACCGCGTGGGTTTGGTGGGCCATAACGGCGCCGGCAAGTCCACCTTGCTGCGCCTTTTGTCTGGCATTTATGAACCAACCCGTGGGTCTGCCGATGTGCGCGGCCGCGTGGCCCCCGTCTTTGATTTGGGCGTAGGCATGGACCCGGAGGTCTCTGGCTACGACAACATCATTATCCGTGGCCTCTTTTTGGGCCAGTCCATCAAGCAGATGAAGAAAAAGATGGATGAGATTGCGGAGTTTTCTGAGCTCGGCGATTATCTCTCCATGCCGCTGCGCACCTATTCCACCGGTATGCGCGTGCGCTTGGCGCTCGGCGTGGTGACATCCATTGAGCCGGAAATCTTGCTGTTGGATGAGGGCATCGGCGCCGTCGACGCCGCTTTCATGGCCAAGGCCCGTGTGCGCCTGCAAGAGCTGGTGAAGCGCTCCGGCATCCTGGTCTTTGCCTCCCACTCCAATGACTTCTTGGCGCAGCTGTGCAATACCGCGCTGTGGATCGACCATGGCGAGATCCGCTCGGTGGGCGAAGTTTCTGACGTTGTCGGTGAATACGAAGGCCCTGAGGTGGGCGAGTACGTGCGCGATCTGCGCGAGCGTTTTGAAAATGAGGATACGAACGACAGCTAG